The following proteins are encoded in a genomic region of Triticum dicoccoides isolate Atlit2015 ecotype Zavitan chromosome 1B, WEW_v2.0, whole genome shotgun sequence:
- the LOC119302481 gene encoding trihelix transcription factor GT-3b-like has translation MDPFHHLNTAFSNPYHPLLSSSPPHPYHPPPPLPPXXXXXXERERLPQWSHAETAAFLAIRADLDHSFLSTKRNKALWEAVSARLNAQGGFARTPDQCKSKWKNLVTRFKGTASDAQPEDGYHHAGAAARGSFPFHDEMRRIFDARVERARALEAKKVKGKEAAARRDPDDDGGGEGDEGEDDEEEAEMFDEEEGRADAETRGAGRKRRRKAAPARTASAGGGVEIGEVEAVLREFMRRQMEMEERWMEAAEARDAERRAREEEWRAAMVALGEERLALVRRWREREDAWRARAEEREERRHQLVAALLAKLGGDTSS, from the exons ATGGATCCCTTCCACCACCTCAACACCGCCTTCTCCAACCCTTACCAcccgctcctctcctcctccccgccCCACCCCTACCACCCTCCGCCCCCTCTCCCGCC NNNNNNNNNNNNNNNNNNNGAGCGGGAGCGCCTGCCGCAGTGGTCGCACGCCGAGACCGCCGCCTTCCTCGCCATCCGCGCCGACCTCGACCACTCCTTCCTCTCCACCAAGCGCAACAAGGCCCTCTGGGAGGCCGTCTCCGCGCGCCTCAACGCGCAGGGCGGCTTCGCGCGGACCCCCGACCAGTGCAAGTCCAAGTGGAAGAACCTCGTCACCAGGTTCAAGGGCACGGCCAGCGATGCGCAGCCGGAGGACGGATACCATCACGCCGGCGCGGCGGCGAGGGGCAGCTTCCCGTTCCACGACGAGATGAGGAGGATCTTCGACGCCAGGGTCGAGAGGGCGCGCGCATTGGAGGCCAAGAAGGTCAAGGGGAAGGAAGCCGCCGCGCGGCGCGATCCGGACGACGATGGCGGCGGAGAGGGCGACGAGggcgaggacgacgaggaggaggcggagatgTTCGACGAGGAGGAGGGCAGGGCCGATGCGGAGACGAGGGGCGCGGGGAGGAAGCGCAGGAGGAAGGCGGCGCCGGCGAGGACCGCATCAGCGGGAGGAGGAGTCGAGATTGGCGAGGTCGAGGCGGTGCTgcgggagttcatgcggcggcagatGGAGATGGAGGAGCGGTGGATGGAGGCCGCGGAGGCTCGCGACGCCGAGCGCCGGGCGCGCGAGGAGGAGTGGCGCGCCGCCATGGTCGCGCTCGGCGAGGAACGGCTCGCGCTCGTGCGCCGCTGGCGGGAGCGCGAGGACGCGTGGAGGGCGCGCGCTGAAGAGCGGGAGGAGCGCCGGCACCAGCTCGTCGCCGCCCTGCTTGCCAAGCTCGGCGGCGACACGTCGTCCTGA